The region ctcccaaaatatactcttcttgtgccagttgtgatgaacaccgtaagaatcaggcatattagggggaacatgccaattaccaccacgaggaactgtttccaaaactccatagtaatcgagttgcttttcagtttcttctccagttaaatatggaggaggagtgtctctcacaacccttttgtgcctaaacaatgtcttgtttcttcggtacggatggccaatgggaagaaatctacgatgacaatcgaaccaacttgtcttcctcccattcttcagttgaaacgcatctgtcgctccattacaatatggacaagctaatctcccatgtgtagtccatcccgacaacatcccataggcaggaaagtcacttatggtccacaaaagcatcgctcgcatcgtgaaattcgtcttcgttgagcagtcatacgtcctctcccctgttgaccacaaatccttcaactcttttatcagtggttgcaggaaaacatccagcgaccttttaggatgtttcggaccaggtattaatatggtcaagaatagcaactcccgttgcatgcacatctccggtggcaggttgtatggcgtaagaaagactggccacaatgaatattgtctccctgacattccgaatggactaaatccatctgtgcataatccgagatacacattccggatattgctagcgaattccggatatactttgttaaaatgtttccaggctcttgcatctgatggatgtgtcatctcaccatccgtctgagtatgctcggcatgccatctcatctttccagcagtctgctctgattggtacaatcttttcaatctgtctgtaattggtaggtaccacatcctttggtacggtaccctattacgtccccgtccttgcggcttgaatcgtggcttcttgcagaatcgacattcttctaacttctcatcatttccccagtagatcatgcagttgtcgatgcaaacatctatcatctccgaaggcaacccaagactatacaccagtttctgaatctcataataagaatcagcagacacattgtcttccggcaaatactctttgaacaagtctgcccattcattcatgcaactttcaggtagattgtgatcagttttaatattcatcattctagcagccaacgacaatttagagagaccttctctacaaccactgtaaagtggttgattcgccgcatttaacatttcataaaacttttttgcatctatgttaggttcttcatcttcatcatgagctacaaatgcatcagttaccatatcatgaaccctatcaaaatctaccatctgctcctcctgatggtaactaggttcattatgcaaatgaagagcaaccggttcttcctgaaaattgctattactactactagcttcattctgatcataattattataaccttctccatgttgaaaccagatatagtaatttggcgtgaaacctctatttattaaatgcttccaaacattttcacgatttgccaatttcgaattgttgcatttccgacatggacagaacatcttaccgctttctagggcgagcggtgtggaatctgcttgatgcataaatgtctccagtcccgcaatgtattctttcgtcactctcccgttagcatctctatgcatatacatccacctccgcaactcgtagacattcccagagcctgacatttttttcctttcacgtttttctttttttttcttgttggtgtgtttaaaatgatgttgaaacttccatatttatagaaaattttcgaatctggtagttgaagttttgcgatgaatttgcgaggaaaaggtaggtagcaaaaaaaaacgtgctttaaaattcttcgttaagttcacgtatatcatttcctcgtaaaggtgacgtaaatttacgttgatttaacgaggaaattatatttccagttttcctcgtaaagataatgcaagctttacgtggttttacgaggaaaatgtatttcctcgtaaagaccacgtaaagttacgtgggctttacgacgaaatgttatcttcgttagtttacgagaaaataacgaggtttatttctttcgttgtaaattcctcgtaagttcctcgtacatttacgaggattatatttcctcgttaactttcctcgccaaaatgctgttttcttgtagtgttttgactatttttatatttcaaatattttaaacaacttaaaatagcttatattttggatattaactcgaaaaatagctaacatattgaagtatataaatatgatttaaatacattcgaatatctgaaatatttcgatcggataaggtttagttatggttctctagataccaaaatggtaaatctgtttggatattatctagtttcggttcaaatttggtaatatttttttgtttagatttgttcaatgaagagttgatattataatttccattaattgtttgtccaataaaaatattt is a window of Raphanus sativus cultivar WK10039 unplaced genomic scaffold, ASM80110v3 Scaffold3894, whole genome shotgun sequence DNA encoding:
- the LOC130507005 gene encoding uncharacterized protein LOC130507005 isoform X2, coding for MVDFDRVHDMVTDAFVAHDEDEEPNIDAKKFYEMLNAANQPLYSGCREGLSKLSLAARMMNIKTDHNLPESCMNEWADLFKEYLPEDNVSADSYYEIQKLVYSLGLPSEMIDVCIDNCMIYWGNDEKLEECRFCKKPRFKPQGRGRNRVPYQRMWYLPITDRLKRLYQSEQTAGKMRWHAEHTQTDGEMTHPSDARAWKHFNKVYPEFASNIRNVYLGLCTDGFSPFGMSGRQYSLWPVFLTPYNLPPEMCMQRELLFLTILIPGPKHPKRSLDVFLQPLIKELKDLWSTGERTYDCSTKTNFTMRAMLLWTISDFPAYGMLSGWTTHGRLACPYCNGATDAFQLKNGRKTSWFDCHRRFLPIGHPYRRNKTLFRHKRVVRDTPPPYLTGEETEKQLDYYGVLETVPRGGNWHVPPNMPDSYGVHHNWHKKSIFWELPYWKDLLLRHNLDVMHIEKNFFENIMNTILNVPGKTKDNIKSRLDLPDICSRSELHINSNGQVPVPIFRLSSEKKSVLFNWVASEVKFPDGYVSNLSRCVEKGQKFSGMKSHDCHVFMQRLLPFAFAELLPTNVHEALAGIGAFFRDLSTRTLKVEVVEQLQENIPILLCNLEKIFPPGFFDVMEHLAVHLPYEALLRGPVHYGWMYQYERAMKYLKGKAKNLAKVEGSIIAGSLTEETSHFTSYYFASKVRTRKRAPRRYDDGGVAPTYAVAGVPDIFSQIGRLGGKSKEVWWSSEEDAHSAHTYILLNCEDPLIRYFERYNKFEPFILASQADQVSYLPYPRMRESGINWLSVIKVTPRGRIISGEEPPLQEEQINEVEEPEQQIDDILLIDPHNHEYEDLTDDGTDEAVEDEFNENDDVSSDDENVSD